The following is a genomic window from Rhododendron vialii isolate Sample 1 chromosome 9a, ASM3025357v1.
TTGCATCAGAGGATTGCTGGTTGTCTAATTGCAGAGCCAATCATAGTTGCTTACAGAGTTCTTTCAAACTCGGAGGCGCCAAAAAGCATTAAAGGTACCAATGCAAACGATAACGGATCAAATTCATCGACGCTTCAATTTGGAGGTATTAATTTCCAAAGAGAGGCCGTGAAAAGAGCTCCTTCAGCAATTAATCCTGTGGCATTAGAGGAAAAACACACGGGAGCAGTATTCCTTGCAAACGAAGCTGTTCCTGCTACTTGTGGGATTAGGGCAATTTGGGTTGCACCCTCTGTGAGGAGGAAGCAAATTGCTAGTCACTTATTGGATGCTGTAAGGTAAGTCCGCGATTCACAGAGTTCCTGCTATACTAATAACTAATCTATTCAATTTTCAGCTtttggaacaaaaaaagaatgaaaggcACAATGACACCTGAGAGTTGTGCTGTAAGCTATTGTTAAATTGACGAGTTACGAGGAAATGAATGTGTATATGCGCTGATCAAAacgggaagaaaaaaaaaaaagaggtttgtATAAACGTGTGTATACATTTATGCATAGGTGGAGAGAAGCTCGTTGTGTACGGAGGTTAATGGAATTGATGGTACATGCTAACCTGACTGATTTTAAGCCCTCATCCTGGTTTGTACAAGTACTTGTGTGCTCCCAGTTTCGTAGTCTCTCTTGTACTGATAAAAGAGGAGATGTTCACCGAGGACAGATTCTGAAGAATGTGATCAAATGCTGTCAATAACTGGACTTTTGACAATATGACTACAACTTTAGTTACATTCTGTTCTTTTCAACTGTCTTTGGTTCGAAGATTTTCCAAGGAATTTACGAAGGGAGGAGAACGGGAAAAGAAAGAATACGAAGATAATGAAAGGAAGAAAACTCAATTCATTTATCTATTTACTTAATGTTTCATTTCTGTCTGTAAATCCCTATGCAATCCTTCCTTTGATTTCTAATCCAATATGTTGATAGGCTTGGAGTCTAAATCCTCATGCTGCTCATTTTGGGGCACTAGTTCATTGATAAGAACTAAGCCAATTAATCTTGTGGATTCAAATCATAAGGCACTTCGTGCAAATAATACCAAAATTTTAGGGTATTGAGAACTAAACAGGGCATACTTTGCAGCCAATGTGCATTGCACATCTGTGTTTGTTTCTTCTCTACTATAGGCAGCTATTAATTATGTACAAATACATCTGAGTTTCTTAGCAGTTCGAGCACGGATTTGCTGATTTCCTTCCCAATTTTGCTCATCTTCCTCAGGATGAGCTTCTGCGAAGGTTTTGTGCTGAAATCATCTCAGTTGGCATTCTCGGATCCTACGTCCTCTGGAATGGCATTGGCTTGTAGTTACTTTGACACAAGCTCGTTTTTAGCCTATAAGAGTGATTGAAATGTGAGGGAATTGTTTACTCTGTAAGCCTTTATTTACAGATTTCAAAGACAGCATACACGTGCATGTTTCATATAGATACacatattttgttttctctcttgaGCTCTTCACCTTCTCTTAGTTATTCATGtgcttcaatcccatttgaaggTCTATTTCTTCCCAAACATTCTTTGAGAATACATTAGCATCTGGCAAAGAACAATGCAAGGCTAGATTATATGTGGCAGTTGAGCCTTGTGTACTTAATATGACATTTTACATTGACAAATTTTAGCCAACGTGACAACAAGAAATATGAATAAGTTGCAATGACTATCAACTTTTACTTCTCGAAATAGAAGTGGCGACTATCACCTAACATTAATTGTTCCACATTGCTTTTGAAAACGAACAGAAAAGCGAAGCTAAACCGAAAAGTAACTGGAATTTATGTAGGACATCCTTTATTTGTTGAGTATGGCCACCGTCTTTGAACCAGTTCTGGCTGATTTCGATTGGTTATGTACTTCTCAAATGTTTAACATAAGTGAGACGAATTGTCGTCACCTAAtactttctattattttaccattttggagtCAATCTATTAAACAAACATCACATAAATCTTCAGGAGGTTTCACGCGAACAGTTTAGTAACAAGAAACTGTCATAATAAACGAAAACAAAATACATTCCTGGAAACAGATACAAAATACAGTTTGTCAAACAAATCTCTAGtaataaaagcaaaaatcataaaacaaaaatgacCCTGAAAAAAGGCAAATACGAAGGACCAAGGCGAAATCAGACCATCCTACTGTCTGCACCGAGTGTTTTCACTTTTGATTGACAGTAAGCTTTCTGTGAACAAAACAACCTGTAACAAACTTGGAATTCCATGTAACGAACTTGGAATTCCATGGATTGGAAGTTCCTtaatttcttgggtattgaggtcaCATGACACCAGCTGCCCAGTGCTACTTTCCATGAGCAACTCATCATCCTTCCAAAATGTCAATGGCCCGTGGATTCCTACTAGTGGTCCGATCATATACATACGAGTCCAAGACTCCTTAACCCCATACTCAGGCATCACCCAAATGTCATACTGTGTCTCCACCTGTTGAGGTTCATAAACTATCAGGGCAAGCAAATCATGCAAGACTGAAAGACTATAGTTGGAACAAACAACTGGGAATGGAATCTGTCGGAACACCTCCTGATGAATATCGAACGCTAAGATGGATTCAGTAACCGGGTCATGATCTTCAGGACATCCGTAAAAGTGAAAAGACCCATTGAAGAACATTTCAAAGCAAGGAAAATGCGTCACACAAAGTGGGACACTGGCGTCAACATGTCTCCAAGAATCACTACTCGAGTCGAATACTTGGACCCTTTGAGAATCGTAAACATAAACATCTTCGTCGTCGTTGAAAAGCTCAATGATCCTGACTATCTTGTAGTTATCGTCTTGCGAGTCGTATCCGAATCCAACTCCCTCAGTCAGGGACTTGAGCCCTCGCGGGTACGAAAAGGGCGGGACAGGGACCGCCTTGAATTCTCTGGTGGCAGGGTTACATAAAACAATGTTTACGTTATTGGTTAAGCAAACTATGCCATTGCAAGGGCCGAACACTTGCACAACACCCTGAAGGGTCAAGCCAGGGCCGAAAAGATCAGATGGCAATCGAACGGGGTTTGTCGATGATGCAGTTGTCGTCGGGGCTTCGGAAGAGTAAAAGGATAACACAACTTCACTATTATCATCGTAAATACTACTGCGCTGCTGTTGGGGGTCTGCGGTTGTGATGGATCGGACGACAAGGATAGAATCATTGTTTCTGGTAATGCGATTACGGTGATGATAATGCAAATCAACGAAATGGGGGTTTTGAATTAGAGCGAACCAGGTTTTGCAGACGGTTTGAATCGCAGGAGGGATTTCGCCGGAAGCCTCGACAGGATTTCTACCCATACCTCTTCCGGGAGTAGCGGCGGCGGCAGCGGTAAATCGCCCATCTCCGTACCCATTGGATCACGGAAAgatagatgagagagagagagacgcccaacaacaaaatcaaggttatttatttatttttttggcctCCCCCTGTCGGAGAAAATTTACTCGTATATTGTTTAACCcatgagaaaataattttttttttacggggCTTTCGTTCGTAAAAAAGAGTGTTTATGGAGGTGAATTCCGCACATCtaaagtattttgaacggtctgaattttaaataaattttttttggaaagagttTTTACGGAGCTTTCCGTGAAAGAGTGTTTACGAAGGTGAATTTCGCGCGTctaaagtgttttgaacggtccgaattttaaacaATTTGGTTTGGACGGTCCCTATACTATTTCGACCAATAAAAAGAAGTTTAATGTTCACCTCTCTTCTAAGAAGGatgaacaaaatcattttcgTACATAATATTTTAGTTCCGTTCAGGTGTAAGAAAAGTTGTGTAGGAAATTTAgtaccaaatttttttccgttcatttaaaaaaaagagaaatagttcAATAGGACAAAATAACTTTTTGAGCTAAATAATCatcatattttcaaaaacaatgtACGTAATTAatgaaacataattttttaacgaAGTTTAGTACtagaaaaatttgatttttatatAAACATTATATA
Proteins encoded in this region:
- the LOC131301238 gene encoding protein CHROMOSOME TRANSMISSION FIDELITY 7-like isoform X3, producing the protein MQSKISNFFNRRVPPPKPPQTAASDSPSNPRSENPGPSPSCSSNGDASQHSKEESKKCTPIPNGNLKKKRSYAQLHLDLGQSDFLLHTCSVCGFMYVCGDEGDEKVHKEFHKDYTHGIQFKVQKVVEMMEMDLGSGCLIHKLYKVYLYILHQRIAGCLIAEPIIVAYRVLSNSEAPKSIKGTNANDNGSNSSTLQFGGINFQREAVKRAPSAINPVALEEKHTGAVFLANEAVPATCGIRAIWVAPSVRRKQIASHLLDAVSSSTDLLISFPILLIFLRMSFCEGFVLKSSQLAFSDPTSSGMALACSYFDTSSFLAYKSD
- the LOC131301238 gene encoding protein CHROMOSOME TRANSMISSION FIDELITY 7-like isoform X4; translation: MYVCGDEGDEKVHKEFHKDYTHGIQFKGWNNERVVNLPSTMAGRVILVLDGDPPAHKKKVQKVVEMMEMDLGSGCLIHKLYKVYLYILHQRIAGCLIAEPIIVAYRVLSNSEAPKSIKGTNANDNGSNSSTLQFGGINFQREAVKRAPSAINPVALEEKHTGAVFLANEAVPATCGIRAIWVAPSVRRKQIASHLLDAVSSSTDLLISFPILLIFLRMSFCEGFVLKSSQLAFSDPTSSGMALACSYFDTSSFLAYKSD
- the LOC131299815 gene encoding F-box protein CPR1-like; this encodes MGRNPVEASGEIPPAIQTVCKTWFALIQNPHFVDLHYHHRNRITRNNDSILVVRSITTADPQQQRSSIYDDNSEVVLSFYSSEAPTTTASSTNPVRLPSDLFGPGLTLQGVVQVFGPCNGIVCLTNNVNIVLCNPATREFKAVPVPPFSYPRGLKSLTEGVGFGYDSQDDNYKIVRIIELFNDDEDVYVYDSQRVQVFDSSSDSWRHVDASVPLCVTHFPCFEMFFNGSFHFYGCPEDHDPVTESILAFDIHQEVFRQIPFPVVCSNYSLSVLHDLLALIVYEPQQVETQYDIWVMPEYGVKESWTRMYMIGPLVGIHGPLTFWKDDELLMESSTGQLVSCDLNTQEIKELPIHGIPSSLHGIPSLLQGHFCFMIFAFITRDLFDKLYFVSVSRNIDSKMVK